From Camelina sativa cultivar DH55 chromosome 7, Cs, whole genome shotgun sequence, one genomic window encodes:
- the LOC104703259 gene encoding nucleolar complex protein 3 homolog isoform X2, translating into MGKSRRKQKVIPPPQLPPDVPEEDIEFSDEDLKYVEENTEYARFVSRIDTAAIDKQCGGRVKTVEDKYEEERLKKKTHQEEKGNGEILVDPVDVLPIKTLDGKLQYRTEAKKSKLAEANTDEAEADILEDENILNKSQRRAKAKKSKKEAKKQEKELPNEIIQEEETPQAAVLAEVKEELSAEETIENKQNRLAELGMLLLSDPEANIKSLKEMLDFCKDKNTKIVKLGLLSLLAVFKDIIPGYRIRLPTEKELEMKVSKEVKKTRFYESTLLKAYKSYLQKLIILEKLPVYNQIATRCMCTLLDAVPNFNYRDNLLTAVVGNISSPDEVVRRLCCSTVRSLFSNEGKHGGELTVQAVRLIAAQVKAHNCQLHPNAIEVFMSIRFDEDIGKPNKEEDHNKKYKKNNKRKNQEEQNQVQENERKKSKKDMMSKIRDEVSADYKGVTYEPDAKERRKMQTETLSAVFETYFRVLRNTMYTTGESSEENPISNPGSFGAHPLLAPCLDGLAKFTQQLDLDYIGDLMNYLKKLASSSSVSNNSKQKNARLLTVSERLRCCLVAFKVMRSNLNALNVDLQDFFVQLYNLILEYRPGRDSGVVLAESLKIMLCDDRHQDMQKAAAFVKRLATFALCFGCAESMSALVTLKILLQKNVKCRNLLENDAGGGSVSGSIAKYQPYATDPNLSGALATVLWELSLLSKHYHPAISTMAATISDMNTSQSQTFLSAVTPQQAFADFSLVKESFEPKNESRKLNNKRKRDSLPEEAKDVPEMDMEKLSKKLKENFSILQDIKEDERVRMEALQSEKKRPLKKQNNVVKKKLKNLKPKKKAF; encoded by the exons ATGGGAAAAAGTAGGCGTAAACAGAAGGTTATACCTCCACCTCAGCTTCCTCCGGATGTACCCGAAGAGGATATCGAGTTTTCCGACGAGGATTTGAAATACGTCGAAGAGAACACTGAATACGCTCGATTCGTTTCTCGAATTGACACCGCCGCTATCGATAA GCAATGTGGTGGTAGAGTCAAGACAGTGGAGGATAAGTACGAAGAAGAAcgattaaagaagaagacacatcAGGAAGAGAAAGGGAATGGCGAGATTCTTGTTGATCCTGTTGATGTTCTCCCTATCAAGACTTTAGATGGAAAACTCCAATATAGAACAG AGGCGAAGAAGTCAAAACTAGCTGAAGCCAATACAGATGAAGCAGAGGCGGATATTCTTGAAGATGAAAATATTCTGAACAAATCTCAAAGGAGAGCAAAAGctaaaaagagtaaaaaggaggcaaagaaacaagagaagGAACTACCTAATGAGAttatacaagaagaagaaactcccCAAGCCGCTGTTCTG GCAGAAGTGAAAGAAGAACTATCTGCTGAAGAGAcaattgaaaataaacaaaataggCTCGCGGAATTGGGAATGCTACTACTTTCCGATCCAGAGGcaaacataaaatctttaaaggAAATGTTAGATTTCTGCAAGGATAAGAATACGAAGATTGTGAAACTTGGCTTGCTATCTCTGTTGGCTGTATTTAAAGATATTATTCCTGG CTATCGGATTAGACTTCCTACAGAAAAGGAGCTCGAGATGAAGGTCTCAAAGGAAGTGAAGAAAACCCGGTTCTACGAGTCGACTTTATTAAAAGCGTACAAG TCATACCTGCAGAAGTTAATTATATTAGAAAAGCTGCCAGTATATAACCAAATTGCAACTCGGTGCATGTGTACATTGCTAGACGCAGTTCCTAACTTCAACTACCGTGATAACCTCTTAACTGCTGTTGTCGGAAATATCAGCTCCCCAGATGAAGTCGTAAG GAGACTCTGTTGCTCTACTGTCAGGTCTCTTTTCTCAAATGAAGGGAAACATGGTGGTGAGCTGACCGTGCAGGCTGTACGCTTGATTGCTGCTCAAGTCAAAGCTCACAACTGCCAACTTCATCCTAATGCTATCGAG GTGTTCATGTCCATTCGCTTTGACGAGGATATTGGAAAGCCTAACAAAGAGGAAGATCATAATaagaaatataagaaaaataataaaagaaaaaaccaggAGGAGCAAAATCAAGTGCAGGAAAATGAGAGGAAGAAATCGAAGAAAGATATGATGTCTAAAATCAGAGACGAA GTTAGTGCTGATTACAAAGGAGTTACCTATGAACCAGATGCTAAGGAGCGGCGAAAGATGCAGACAGAGACACTTTCTGCTGTCTTTGAGACCTATTTCCGTGTCCTGAGAAACACAATGTATACAACTGGCGAAAG CTCAGAAGAAAACCCAATTTCAAATCCGGGATCCTTTGGAGCACACCCTTTGCTTGCTCCATGCTTGGATGGGTTGGCAAAATTCACCCAACAATTGGACTTGGACTACATTGGGGATCTCATGAACTATCTAAAGAAGCTTGCTTCTAGCAGTAGTGTGTCGAACAACTCAAAGCAGAAAAACGCAAGACTATTGACTGTATCTGAACGCCTTAGGTGTTGCCTTGTCGCCTTCAAAGTGATGAGGAGCAACTTAAATGCCTTGAATGTTGACTTGCAAGACTTCTTTGTCCAGCTCTACAACCTCATTCTCGAGTACCGTCCTGGAAG GGATTCAGGTGTAGTGTTGGCTGAGTCTCTGAAGATAATGTTGTGTGACGACAGACATCAAGACATGCAAAAAGCAGCCGCGTTTGTGAAACGTTTAGCCACATTCGCGCTTTGCTTTGGATGTGCCGAGTCTATGTCTG CGCTTGTCACCTTGAAAATTCTACTTCAGAAGAATGTGAAATGCAGAAACCTTCTTGAGAACGATGCTGGAGGCGGCTCGGTTTCTGGTTCAATCGCA AAATACCAGCCATATGCAACAGATCCTAACCTAAGCGGGGCTCTAGCAACAGTGCTTTGGGAACTCAGTCTCTTGAGCAAACATTATCATCCGGCGATCTCAACAATGGCGGCAACAATCTCCGACATGAACACTTCTCAAAGCCAAACTTTTCTTTCTGCAGTGACTCCACAACAGGCTTTTGCAGATTTTTCTCTTGTAAAGGAATCGTTTGAGCCCAAGAACGAGTCTCGAAAATTGAACAACAAACGGAAACGAGATAGTTTGCCTGAAGAAGCTAAGGATGTTCCGGAAATGGACATGGAAAAGCTCAGCAAGAAACTGAAAGAGAACTTTTCGATTCTTCAAG ATATAAAAGAAGACGAGAGAGTTAGAATGGAGGCGTTGCagtcagaaaagaaaagaccatTGAAGAAACAGAATAACgtggtgaagaagaaacttaagaaccttaaacccaaaaagaaagcTTTTTGA
- the LOC104703259 gene encoding nucleolar complex protein 3 homolog isoform X1 → MGKSRRKQKVIPPPQLPPDVPEEDIEFSDEDLKYVEENTEYARFVSRIDTAAIDKQCGGRVKTVEDKYEEERLKKKTHQEEKGNGEILVDPVDVLPIKTLDGKLQYRTEAKKSKLAEANTDEAEADILEDENILNKSQRRAKAKKSKKEAKKQEKELPNEIIQEEETPQAAVLAEVKEELSAEETIENKQNRLAELGMLLLSDPEANIKSLKEMLDFCKDKNTKIVKLGLLSLLAVFKDIIPGYRIRLPTEKELEMKVSKEVKKTRFYESTLLKAYKSYLQKLIILEKLPVYNQIATRCMCTLLDAVPNFNYRDNLLTAVVGNISSPDEVVRRLCCSTVRSLFSNEGKHGGELTVQAVRLIAAQVKAHNCQLHPNAIEVFMSIRFDEDIGKPNKEEDHNKKYKKNNKRKNQEEQNQVQENERKKSKKDMMSKIRDEVSADYKGVTYEPDAKERRKMQTETLSAVFETYFRVLRNTMYTTGESSEENPISNPGSFGAHPLLAPCLDGLAKFTQQLDLDYIGDLMNYLKKLASSSSVSNNSKQKNARLLTVSERLRCCLVAFKVMRSNLNALNVDLQDFFVQLYNLILEYRPGRDSGVVLAESLKIMLCDDRHQDMQKAAAFVKRLATFALCFGCAESMSALVTLKILLQKNVKCRNLLENDAGGGSVSGSIAKYQPYATDPNLSGALATVLWELSLLSKHYHPAISTMAATISDMNTSQSQTFLSAVTPQQAFADFSLVKESFEPKNESRKLNNKRKRDSLPEEAKDVPEMDMEKLSKKLKENFSILQDIKEDERVRMEALQSEKKRPLKKQSNVVKKKLKNLKPKKKAF, encoded by the exons ATGGGAAAAAGTAGGCGTAAACAGAAGGTTATACCTCCACCTCAGCTTCCTCCGGATGTACCCGAAGAGGATATCGAGTTTTCCGACGAGGATTTGAAATACGTCGAAGAGAACACTGAATACGCTCGATTCGTTTCTCGAATTGACACCGCCGCTATCGATAA GCAATGTGGTGGTAGAGTCAAGACAGTGGAGGATAAGTACGAAGAAGAAcgattaaagaagaagacacatcAGGAAGAGAAAGGGAATGGCGAGATTCTTGTTGATCCTGTTGATGTTCTCCCTATCAAGACTTTAGATGGAAAACTCCAATATAGAACAG AGGCGAAGAAGTCAAAACTAGCTGAAGCCAATACAGATGAAGCAGAGGCGGATATTCTTGAAGATGAAAATATTCTGAACAAATCTCAAAGGAGAGCAAAAGctaaaaagagtaaaaaggaggcaaagaaacaagagaagGAACTACCTAATGAGAttatacaagaagaagaaactcccCAAGCCGCTGTTCTG GCAGAAGTGAAAGAAGAACTATCTGCTGAAGAGAcaattgaaaataaacaaaataggCTCGCGGAATTGGGAATGCTACTACTTTCCGATCCAGAGGcaaacataaaatctttaaaggAAATGTTAGATTTCTGCAAGGATAAGAATACGAAGATTGTGAAACTTGGCTTGCTATCTCTGTTGGCTGTATTTAAAGATATTATTCCTGG CTATCGGATTAGACTTCCTACAGAAAAGGAGCTCGAGATGAAGGTCTCAAAGGAAGTGAAGAAAACCCGGTTCTACGAGTCGACTTTATTAAAAGCGTACAAG TCATACCTGCAGAAGTTAATTATATTAGAAAAGCTGCCAGTATATAACCAAATTGCAACTCGGTGCATGTGTACATTGCTAGACGCAGTTCCTAACTTCAACTACCGTGATAACCTCTTAACTGCTGTTGTCGGAAATATCAGCTCCCCAGATGAAGTCGTAAG GAGACTCTGTTGCTCTACTGTCAGGTCTCTTTTCTCAAATGAAGGGAAACATGGTGGTGAGCTGACCGTGCAGGCTGTACGCTTGATTGCTGCTCAAGTCAAAGCTCACAACTGCCAACTTCATCCTAATGCTATCGAG GTGTTCATGTCCATTCGCTTTGACGAGGATATTGGAAAGCCTAACAAAGAGGAAGATCATAATaagaaatataagaaaaataataaaagaaaaaaccaggAGGAGCAAAATCAAGTGCAGGAAAATGAGAGGAAGAAATCGAAGAAAGATATGATGTCTAAAATCAGAGACGAA GTTAGTGCTGATTACAAAGGAGTTACCTATGAACCAGATGCTAAGGAGCGGCGAAAGATGCAGACAGAGACACTTTCTGCTGTCTTTGAGACCTATTTCCGTGTCCTGAGAAACACAATGTATACAACTGGCGAAAG CTCAGAAGAAAACCCAATTTCAAATCCGGGATCCTTTGGAGCACACCCTTTGCTTGCTCCATGCTTGGATGGGTTGGCAAAATTCACCCAACAATTGGACTTGGACTACATTGGGGATCTCATGAACTATCTAAAGAAGCTTGCTTCTAGCAGTAGTGTGTCGAACAACTCAAAGCAGAAAAACGCAAGACTATTGACTGTATCTGAACGCCTTAGGTGTTGCCTTGTCGCCTTCAAAGTGATGAGGAGCAACTTAAATGCCTTGAATGTTGACTTGCAAGACTTCTTTGTCCAGCTCTACAACCTCATTCTCGAGTACCGTCCTGGAAG GGATTCAGGTGTAGTGTTGGCTGAGTCTCTGAAGATAATGTTGTGTGACGACAGACATCAAGACATGCAAAAAGCAGCCGCGTTTGTGAAACGTTTAGCCACATTCGCGCTTTGCTTTGGATGTGCCGAGTCTATGTCTG CGCTTGTCACCTTGAAAATTCTACTTCAGAAGAATGTGAAATGCAGAAACCTTCTTGAGAACGATGCTGGAGGCGGCTCGGTTTCTGGTTCAATCGCA AAATACCAGCCATATGCAACAGATCCTAACCTAAGCGGGGCTCTAGCAACAGTGCTTTGGGAACTCAGTCTCTTGAGCAAACATTATCATCCGGCGATCTCAACAATGGCGGCAACAATCTCCGACATGAACACTTCTCAAAGCCAAACTTTTCTTTCTGCAGTGACTCCACAACAGGCTTTTGCAGATTTTTCTCTTGTAAAGGAATCGTTTGAGCCCAAGAACGAGTCTCGAAAATTGAACAACAAACGGAAACGAGATAGTTTGCCTGAAGAAGCTAAGGATGTTCCGGAAATGGACATGGAAAAGCTCAGCAAGAAACTGAAAGAGAACTTTTCGATTCTTCAAGATATAAAAGAAGACGAGAGAGTTAGAATGGAGGCGTTGCagtcagaaaagaaaagaccattgaagaaacagagtaacgtggtgaagaagaaacttaagaaccttaaacccaaaaagaaagcTTTTTGA
- the LOC109125505 gene encoding uncharacterized protein At1g43920, Chloroplastic-like — MSCNSRKSHGENRGRGCHGFSSKCHCDLDVVLYTSNTQDHLFKWVEESVYEEVVDALPKISIIDKEIEDLKAQIEELKEDGMWNKRET; from the exons ATGAGTTGCAATTCTAGGAAATCGCACGGTGAAAACAGAGGCCGCGGGTGCCATGGGTTCTCTTCGAAGTGTCATTGCGACTTAGATGTTGTACTTTACACATCGAACACGCAG gACCACTTGTTTAAATGGGTTGAAGAAAGTGTATATGAGGAGGTTGTAGATGCTTTACCAAAAATCTCCATCATTGACAAAGAGATTGAAGATTTGAAAGCCCAGATCGAAGAATTGAAGGAAGATGGAATGTggaacaaaagagaaacttaG